A single region of the Branchiostoma lanceolatum isolate klBraLanc5 chromosome 1, klBraLanc5.hap2, whole genome shotgun sequence genome encodes:
- the LOC136424181 gene encoding protein phosphatase Slingshot homolog 2-like isoform X3 encodes MSLVTVQRSPTPSNSGSSSGSVEICLNKSLLSVGKDADDESEEKRLKRTHSLCESYVAIKNCVLILPQSDNVQRPARSTKGGDLQNHLQSMFYLLRPQDTIKLAVKLESGYADRIRYMAIVSCYGREDTEESIILGIDFQDRSSEASVGLVLPIWSNTKVVLDGDGGFSVSSHGRYFIFKPVSVQAMWSALQSLHKVAAIAREYNYFDGSIFLTWTGYYSNRISSNQSCVKEWHILDDLMCHRPESPSLYGDRPTEKVLTERNIRKFLKMVMMQVDLENVTSKQVRQQVEKKMNTNLHDFRGYIDQEMIIILGQMDAASEIFEHLYLGSEWNASNLEELQQNGVGYILNVTREIDNFYPGMFDYCNVRVYDEEESELLSHWNRTYEYIEKAKRMGSKCLVHCKMGVSRSASTVIAYAMKEYNMTMQDAFNYVKSIRSCIKPNSAFMQQLEEYQGILDASNQRHNKLWRQPTQEKPTSNAAEGDKSDHSDTESIDSVELEVFTSTPKVDRSTDPVTREMEVSSMPDLENIGSGSEEEGQEGSGEEDAGSSSDLDVTLEVTSEETDSAEKENPSNGRTAEVTTSGSADEPEQKQSRSDSEAEEDDTVPSYKVDFFSLMEKFNRPTSPRRESRRKSFSSLGRKGSQARSWSENDRLSQTCPELVSVTPVKTKVQPRLADAADMEGLECRDSMEQGQGSEVEGHVPAGAVAANVVVGAAGLVEGQVAAAGSTGAAGAAGQQVEAEEQAGVEEYQRSLSQPPKVTGEGHVLDFDPKVMSVREIVSGFESQTSTTGGATTVEISTTTAPTTPAAVRKVRPTSMPKDDHSWIRDIARWCSEMNQQGEPLHGEPLGADRPRAFSESPTLAVAEEMSRRKNEWRRSCEDLKNSRSYSDPDVRTPRNEDSHHGNRGVEQQKERGVSLRTKSAATSSSADRPLLRVENASGTSGGQGKNTEQPIANQQDNTTGPALTAEWEPAGDQQSSGRGWKPGVVKQQKQQIERRFAGGTWSEGQEPGLESKALEPGDSEGAENKTIDQDSKVAKSSELLPRNLPTRPVTILETSDSPTARPTSLPVGKEEEKSEPSSRDDNIMLQSGIVKKHKDGFEQRWRLSVGSNYEEFASSMETAGSTAEKSSPLVEDKVPLASAYPAENIPWFVGAVKQQKGVIETRKVVTPTEPKPDTIDGALCTPGTPTAEDLSTSSEEGIVKKRTRELEALSSTDVSNTMKKSASATGLSERTSTLKDTDDSRRSSTKSLEDFQGFSTRSESAPENLRYCVSEKSSPVGSPTKSDDLSVRLLVSIFDKSKEGEEAKTTERDHAEVERSKSFSEGQTEQNSSEKENHQFQSAKPVARTRPRLGADPNPPVVLSNRKTRQYSRNHPVSRLRKDRKQRSTNPFYNTM; translated from the exons ATGTCTCTGGTGACAGTGCAGCGGTCCCCGACCCCCTCCAACAGCGGGTCGAGTAGCGGGTCGGTCGAG ATCTGTCTGAACAAATCCCTCCTGAGCGTCGGCAAG GATGCGGATGATGAGTCAGAGGAGAAGAGGCTGAAGCGCACACACAG TTTGTGTGAGAGTTACGTGGCCATTAAGAACTGTGTGCTGATTCTGCCGCAGAGCGACAATGTCCAGCGCCCCGCCAGGTCCACTAAGGGAG GTGATCTACAGAACCATCTCCAGTCCATGTTCTACTTACTACGACCTCAGGACACCATCAAACTG GCGGTGAAACTTGAGAGCGGGTATGCGGACCGTATCCGGTACATGGCCATCGTGTCGTGTTACGGGCGCGAGGACACGGAGGAGAGCATCATCCTGGGGATCGACTTCCAGGACCGGAGCTCGGAGGCCTCCGTTGGCCTGGTGCTGCCCATATGGAGTAACACCAAGGTGGTGCTGGACGGAGACGG AGGCTTCAGTGTGAGCAGCCATGGACGGTACTTCATCTTCAAACCTGTCTCTGTACAGGCCATGTG GTCTGCTCTGCAGAGCCTCCACAAGGTGGCAGCCATTGCAAGGGAGTACAACTACTTCGACGGCAGCATCTTCCTGACCTGGACCGGTTACTATAGCAACCGCATCTCCTCCAACCAGTCGTGTGTGAAGGAGTGGCACATCCTGGACGACCTGATGTGTCATCGCCCCGAGTCTCCATCTCTGTATGGTGACAG ACCGACGGAGAAAGTGCTGACCGAGCGAAACATCCGCAAGTTCCTGAAGATGGTGATGATGCAGGTGGACCTGGAGAACGTCACAAGTAAACAG GTCCGTCAGCAGGTAGAGAAGAAGATGAACACCAACCTGCACGACTTCAGGGGTTACATCGACCAGGAGATGATCATCATCCTGGGCCAGATGGACGCCGCCTCCGAGATCTTCGAACACCTCTACCTG GGTTCTGAGTGGAATGCGTCGAATCTTGAAGAGTTGCAGCAAAACGG TGTGGGGTACATCCTGAACGTGACGCGGGAGATCGATAACTTCTACCCGGGGATGTTCGACTACTGTAACGTGCGAGTGTACGATGAAGAGGAGTCAGAACTGCTCAGTCACTGGAACCGGACCTACGAGTACATCGAAAAGGCAAA GAGGATGGGGTCAAAATGCCTGGTTCACTGCAAGATGGGCGTCAGCAGGTCCGCGTCCACG GTGATAGCCTACGCCATGAAGGAGTACAACATGACCATGCAGGATGCCTTCAACTACGTCAAGAGCATCCGCAGCTGCATCAAGCCAAACTCAGCCTTCATGCAGCAGCTGGAGGAGTACCAGGGCATCCTGGACGCTAG CAACCAGAGGCACAACAAGCTGTGGCGGCAGCCGACCCAGGAGAAGCCAACCAGCAATGCTGCCGAGGGCGATAAGAGCGACCACTCCGATACTGAATCCATAGACTCCGTAGAGCTGGAAGTGTTCACCTCTACTCCCAAAGTGGACCGATCCACTGACCCTGTAACCAGGGAGATGGAGGTCAGCAGCATGCCCGACCTTGAGAACATCGGCAGCGGTTCTGAGGAGGAAGGTCAGGAGGGGTCAGGTGAGGAGGATGCAGGGTCGTCCAGTGACCTTGATGTGACGCTGGAGGTCACGAGTGAGGAAACAGACTCTGCGGAAAAGGAAAACCCGTCCAATGGTAGAACTGCAGAGGTCACGACCTCAGGGTCAGCGGACGAGCCGGAACAGAAGCAGTCAAGGTCAGACAGTGAAGCCGAAGAAGACGACACTGTTCCGTCCTACAAAGTTGACTTTTTTAGCTTGATGGAAAAATTCAACCGACCAACCAGCCCTCGGAGAGAGTCGCGCAGAAAATCGTTCTCCTCGCTGGGAAGGAAGGGCAGCCAGGCAAGGTCGTGGTCGGAAAACGACCGCCTGTCGCAGACGTGTCCGGAGCTGGTCTCGGTGACGCCCGTGAAAACGAAGGTACAGCCGCGGCTCGCTGACGCGGCAGACATGGAGGGGTTAGAATGTAGGGACAGTATGGAGCAAGGTCAAGGTTCAGAGGTGGAAGGTCATGTCCCGGCTGGCGCGGTGGCTGCTAATGTGGTGGTGGGTGCAGCTGGGTTGGTGGAGGGGCaggtggcagcagctggttctaCAGGTGCAGCAGGTGCAGCTGGTCAGCAGGTGGAGGCAGAGGAACAGGCAGGG GTTGAGGAATACCAGCGGAGTCTCAGCCAGCCGCCCAAGGTCACTGGCGAGGGTCACGTCCTTGACTTTGATCCCAAGGTCATGTCAGTGCGGGAGATTGTGTCCGGGTTCGAGTCTCAGACCAGCACGACTGGCGGGGCAACGACAGTGGAGATATCCACGACAACGGCGCCGACCACGCCCGCCGCCGTTCGGAAGGTCCGACCAACGTCCATGCCGAAGGACGACCACAGCTGGATCCGCGACATCGCGCGCTGGTGTTCCGAGATGAACCAGCAGGGGGAGCCGCTGCACGGGGAGCCGCTGGGCGCCGACAGGCCGCGGGCGTTCTCCGAGTCGCCCACGCTCGCCGTCGCCGAGGAGATGAGCCGCAGGAAGAACGAATGGCGACGAAGCTGCGAGGACCTGAAGAACTCGCGGAGCTACAGCGACCCCGACGTACGAACTCCCAGGAACGAGGacagtcaccatggcaacagaggaGTAGAGCAACAGAAGGAGAGGGGGGTCAGCTTGAGGACAAAATCAGCTGCGACGTCGTCATCTGCAGACAGGCCTTTGTTAAGAGTAGAAAACGCCTCAGGAACGAGTGGTGGTCAGGGGAAAAACACGGAACAGCCTATAGCCAACCAGCAGGACAACACAACCGGACCAGCACTAACAGCTGAGTGGGAGCCGGCGGGTGATCAACAGTCCTCCGGCCGCGGGTGGAAACCAGGAGTGGTCAAACAGCAGAAGCAGCAGATAGAGAGGAGATTCGCGGGCGGGACGTGGTCAGAAGGTCAAGAACCAGGTCTGGAGAGTAAAGCTCTAGAACCAGGAGACTCAGAAGGTGCTGAAAATAAAACTATCGATCAAGACAGTAAAGTTGCCAAATCCTCAGAGTTGTTACCGAGAAACCTGCCGACGCGGCCGGTGACAATACTGGAGACGTCAGACTCGCCAACCGCCAGGCCGACGTCTCTGCCAGTCGGGAAGGAGGAGGAAAAAAGCGAGCCGTCTTCTAGGGACGACAACATCATGCTACAGTCTGGGATAGTCAAGAAGCACAAGGATGGTTTCGAGCAGAGATGGAGGCTCTCGGTGGGGTCCAACTACGAGGAATTTGCATCGTCCATGGAGACGGCTGGAAGTACCGCAGAAAAGTCGTCGCCTTTAGTGGAAGACAAAGTTCCCCTCGCGTCGGCGTATCCTGCCGAGAACATACCGTGGTTCGTTGGGGCGGTTAAGCAGCAGAAAGGTGTCATAGAAACAAGGAAGGTGGTCACGCCAACCGAACCTAAGCCGGACACTATTGACGGAGCGCTGTGCACGCCAGGCACACCCACGGCGGAGGACCTGTCCACCAGTTCTGAAGAGGGCATCGTCAAGAAGCGAACGCGCGAACTGGAGGCTCTGAGCAGCACCGACGTCTCCAACACGATGAAGAAGTCGGCCTCCGCCACGGGGCTTTCCGAACGAACCTCCACGCTTAAAGACACTGACGACTCGAGGCGGTCGTCCACGAAAAGTCTGGAAGACTTTCAGGGTTTCTCTACGCGATCGGAGTCGGCTCCCGAGAACCTGCGCTACTGCGTGTCGGAGAAAAGTTCCCCGGTCGGTTCGCCGACGAAAAGCGACGATCTGAGCGTTCGCCTGCTTGTCAGCATCTTCGATAAATCCAAGGAGGGCGAGGAGGCAAAGACCACGGAACGTGACCACGCGGAAGTGGAAAGGTCAAAGTCGTTTTCCGAAGGTCAAACAGAACAGAATAGCTCCGAAAAGGAGAACCACCAGTTCCAGTCTGCGAAGCCCGTGGCTAGGACTCGCCCCAGGCTGGGTGCCGACCCCAACCCTCCCGTGGTGTTATCCAACAGGAAAACTCgacagtacagtagaaaccacccCGTCAGTAGACTACGAAAGGACAGGAAACAGCGGAGCACCAACCCCTTCTACAACACAATGTGA
- the LOC136424181 gene encoding protein phosphatase Slingshot homolog 2-like isoform X4, with the protein MSLVTVQRSPTPSNSGSSSGSVEICLNKSLLSVGKDADDESEEKRLKRTHSLCESYVAIKNCVLILPQSDNVQRPARSTKGAMKRQRREGTDDLLEKTCHLPCFIYLSYQGFYIHCRHYQYHPQGDLQNHLQSMFYLLRPQDTIKLAVKLESGYADRIRYMAIVSCYGREDTEESIILGIDFQDRSSEASVGLVLPIWSNTKVVLDGDGGFSVSSHGRYFIFKPVSVQAMWSALQSLHKVAAIAREYNYFDGSIFLTWTGYYSNRISSNQSCVKEWHILDDLMCHRPESPSLYGDRPTEKVLTERNIRKFLKMVMMQVDLENVTSKQVRQQVEKKMNTNLHDFRGYIDQEMIIILGQMDAASEIFEHLYLGSEWNASNLEELQQNGVGYILNVTREIDNFYPGMFDYCNVRVYDEEESELLSHWNRTYEYIEKAKRMGSKCLVHCKMGVSRSASTVIAYAMKEYNMTMQDAFNYVKSIRSCIKPNSAFMQQLEEYQGILDASNQRHNKLWRQPTQEKPTSNAAEGDKSDHSDTESIDSVELEVFTSTPKVDRSTDPVTREMEVSSMPDLENIGSGSEEEGQEGSGEEDAGSSSDLDVTLEVTSEETDSAEKENPSNGRTAEVTTSGSADEPEQKQSRSDSEAEEDDTVPSYKVDFFSLMEKFNRPTSPRRESRRKSFSSLGRKGSQARSWSENDRLSQTCPELVSVTPVKTKVEEYQRSLSQPPKVTGEGHVLDFDPKVMSVREIVSGFESQTSTTGGATTVEISTTTAPTTPAAVRKVRPTSMPKDDHSWIRDIARWCSEMNQQGEPLHGEPLGADRPRAFSESPTLAVAEEMSRRKNEWRRSCEDLKNSRSYSDPDVRTPRNEDSHHGNRGVEQQKERGVSLRTKSAATSSSADRPLLRVENASGTSGGQGKNTEQPIANQQDNTTGPALTAEWEPAGDQQSSGRGWKPGVVKQQKQQIERRFAGGTWSEGQEPGLESKALEPGDSEGAENKTIDQDSKVAKSSELLPRNLPTRPVTILETSDSPTARPTSLPVGKEEEKSEPSSRDDNIMLQSGIVKKHKDGFEQRWRLSVGSNYEEFASSMETAGSTAEKSSPLVEDKVPLASAYPAENIPWFVGAVKQQKGVIETRKVVTPTEPKPDTIDGALCTPGTPTAEDLSTSSEEGIVKKRTRELEALSSTDVSNTMKKSASATGLSERTSTLKDTDDSRRSSTKSLEDFQGFSTRSESAPENLRYCVSEKSSPVGSPTKSDDLSVRLLVSIFDKSKEGEEAKTTERDHAEVERSKSFSEGQTEQNSSEKENHQFQSAKPVARTRPRLGADPNPPVVLSNRKTRQYSRNHPVSRLRKDRKQRSTNPFYNTM; encoded by the exons ATGTCTCTGGTGACAGTGCAGCGGTCCCCGACCCCCTCCAACAGCGGGTCGAGTAGCGGGTCGGTCGAG ATCTGTCTGAACAAATCCCTCCTGAGCGTCGGCAAG GATGCGGATGATGAGTCAGAGGAGAAGAGGCTGAAGCGCACACACAG TTTGTGTGAGAGTTACGTGGCCATTAAGAACTGTGTGCTGATTCTGCCGCAGAGCGACAATGTCCAGCGCCCCGCCAGGTCCACTAAGGGAG CCATGAAGCGACAGCGGAGAGAAGGTACAGACGACCTGTTAGAGAAGACCTGTCACCTGCCCTGCTTTATCTACCTGTCCTACCAGGGGTTCTACATACACTGCAGACACTATCAATATCATCCGCAGG GTGATCTACAGAACCATCTCCAGTCCATGTTCTACTTACTACGACCTCAGGACACCATCAAACTG GCGGTGAAACTTGAGAGCGGGTATGCGGACCGTATCCGGTACATGGCCATCGTGTCGTGTTACGGGCGCGAGGACACGGAGGAGAGCATCATCCTGGGGATCGACTTCCAGGACCGGAGCTCGGAGGCCTCCGTTGGCCTGGTGCTGCCCATATGGAGTAACACCAAGGTGGTGCTGGACGGAGACGG AGGCTTCAGTGTGAGCAGCCATGGACGGTACTTCATCTTCAAACCTGTCTCTGTACAGGCCATGTG GTCTGCTCTGCAGAGCCTCCACAAGGTGGCAGCCATTGCAAGGGAGTACAACTACTTCGACGGCAGCATCTTCCTGACCTGGACCGGTTACTATAGCAACCGCATCTCCTCCAACCAGTCGTGTGTGAAGGAGTGGCACATCCTGGACGACCTGATGTGTCATCGCCCCGAGTCTCCATCTCTGTATGGTGACAG ACCGACGGAGAAAGTGCTGACCGAGCGAAACATCCGCAAGTTCCTGAAGATGGTGATGATGCAGGTGGACCTGGAGAACGTCACAAGTAAACAG GTCCGTCAGCAGGTAGAGAAGAAGATGAACACCAACCTGCACGACTTCAGGGGTTACATCGACCAGGAGATGATCATCATCCTGGGCCAGATGGACGCCGCCTCCGAGATCTTCGAACACCTCTACCTG GGTTCTGAGTGGAATGCGTCGAATCTTGAAGAGTTGCAGCAAAACGG TGTGGGGTACATCCTGAACGTGACGCGGGAGATCGATAACTTCTACCCGGGGATGTTCGACTACTGTAACGTGCGAGTGTACGATGAAGAGGAGTCAGAACTGCTCAGTCACTGGAACCGGACCTACGAGTACATCGAAAAGGCAAA GAGGATGGGGTCAAAATGCCTGGTTCACTGCAAGATGGGCGTCAGCAGGTCCGCGTCCACG GTGATAGCCTACGCCATGAAGGAGTACAACATGACCATGCAGGATGCCTTCAACTACGTCAAGAGCATCCGCAGCTGCATCAAGCCAAACTCAGCCTTCATGCAGCAGCTGGAGGAGTACCAGGGCATCCTGGACGCTAG CAACCAGAGGCACAACAAGCTGTGGCGGCAGCCGACCCAGGAGAAGCCAACCAGCAATGCTGCCGAGGGCGATAAGAGCGACCACTCCGATACTGAATCCATAGACTCCGTAGAGCTGGAAGTGTTCACCTCTACTCCCAAAGTGGACCGATCCACTGACCCTGTAACCAGGGAGATGGAGGTCAGCAGCATGCCCGACCTTGAGAACATCGGCAGCGGTTCTGAGGAGGAAGGTCAGGAGGGGTCAGGTGAGGAGGATGCAGGGTCGTCCAGTGACCTTGATGTGACGCTGGAGGTCACGAGTGAGGAAACAGACTCTGCGGAAAAGGAAAACCCGTCCAATGGTAGAACTGCAGAGGTCACGACCTCAGGGTCAGCGGACGAGCCGGAACAGAAGCAGTCAAGGTCAGACAGTGAAGCCGAAGAAGACGACACTGTTCCGTCCTACAAAGTTGACTTTTTTAGCTTGATGGAAAAATTCAACCGACCAACCAGCCCTCGGAGAGAGTCGCGCAGAAAATCGTTCTCCTCGCTGGGAAGGAAGGGCAGCCAGGCAAGGTCGTGGTCGGAAAACGACCGCCTGTCGCAGACGTGTCCGGAGCTGGTCTCGGTGACGCCCGTGAAAACGAAG GTTGAGGAATACCAGCGGAGTCTCAGCCAGCCGCCCAAGGTCACTGGCGAGGGTCACGTCCTTGACTTTGATCCCAAGGTCATGTCAGTGCGGGAGATTGTGTCCGGGTTCGAGTCTCAGACCAGCACGACTGGCGGGGCAACGACAGTGGAGATATCCACGACAACGGCGCCGACCACGCCCGCCGCCGTTCGGAAGGTCCGACCAACGTCCATGCCGAAGGACGACCACAGCTGGATCCGCGACATCGCGCGCTGGTGTTCCGAGATGAACCAGCAGGGGGAGCCGCTGCACGGGGAGCCGCTGGGCGCCGACAGGCCGCGGGCGTTCTCCGAGTCGCCCACGCTCGCCGTCGCCGAGGAGATGAGCCGCAGGAAGAACGAATGGCGACGAAGCTGCGAGGACCTGAAGAACTCGCGGAGCTACAGCGACCCCGACGTACGAACTCCCAGGAACGAGGacagtcaccatggcaacagaggaGTAGAGCAACAGAAGGAGAGGGGGGTCAGCTTGAGGACAAAATCAGCTGCGACGTCGTCATCTGCAGACAGGCCTTTGTTAAGAGTAGAAAACGCCTCAGGAACGAGTGGTGGTCAGGGGAAAAACACGGAACAGCCTATAGCCAACCAGCAGGACAACACAACCGGACCAGCACTAACAGCTGAGTGGGAGCCGGCGGGTGATCAACAGTCCTCCGGCCGCGGGTGGAAACCAGGAGTGGTCAAACAGCAGAAGCAGCAGATAGAGAGGAGATTCGCGGGCGGGACGTGGTCAGAAGGTCAAGAACCAGGTCTGGAGAGTAAAGCTCTAGAACCAGGAGACTCAGAAGGTGCTGAAAATAAAACTATCGATCAAGACAGTAAAGTTGCCAAATCCTCAGAGTTGTTACCGAGAAACCTGCCGACGCGGCCGGTGACAATACTGGAGACGTCAGACTCGCCAACCGCCAGGCCGACGTCTCTGCCAGTCGGGAAGGAGGAGGAAAAAAGCGAGCCGTCTTCTAGGGACGACAACATCATGCTACAGTCTGGGATAGTCAAGAAGCACAAGGATGGTTTCGAGCAGAGATGGAGGCTCTCGGTGGGGTCCAACTACGAGGAATTTGCATCGTCCATGGAGACGGCTGGAAGTACCGCAGAAAAGTCGTCGCCTTTAGTGGAAGACAAAGTTCCCCTCGCGTCGGCGTATCCTGCCGAGAACATACCGTGGTTCGTTGGGGCGGTTAAGCAGCAGAAAGGTGTCATAGAAACAAGGAAGGTGGTCACGCCAACCGAACCTAAGCCGGACACTATTGACGGAGCGCTGTGCACGCCAGGCACACCCACGGCGGAGGACCTGTCCACCAGTTCTGAAGAGGGCATCGTCAAGAAGCGAACGCGCGAACTGGAGGCTCTGAGCAGCACCGACGTCTCCAACACGATGAAGAAGTCGGCCTCCGCCACGGGGCTTTCCGAACGAACCTCCACGCTTAAAGACACTGACGACTCGAGGCGGTCGTCCACGAAAAGTCTGGAAGACTTTCAGGGTTTCTCTACGCGATCGGAGTCGGCTCCCGAGAACCTGCGCTACTGCGTGTCGGAGAAAAGTTCCCCGGTCGGTTCGCCGACGAAAAGCGACGATCTGAGCGTTCGCCTGCTTGTCAGCATCTTCGATAAATCCAAGGAGGGCGAGGAGGCAAAGACCACGGAACGTGACCACGCGGAAGTGGAAAGGTCAAAGTCGTTTTCCGAAGGTCAAACAGAACAGAATAGCTCCGAAAAGGAGAACCACCAGTTCCAGTCTGCGAAGCCCGTGGCTAGGACTCGCCCCAGGCTGGGTGCCGACCCCAACCCTCCCGTGGTGTTATCCAACAGGAAAACTCgacagtacagtagaaaccacccCGTCAGTAGACTACGAAAGGACAGGAAACAGCGGAGCACCAACCCCTTCTACAACACAATGTGA